Proteins from a genomic interval of Lacticaseibacillus pabuli:
- a CDS encoding SDR family NAD(P)-dependent oxidoreductase has translation MSQVWFITGASRGLGRAIAQRVLEHGDYVVATARKVAVLSGLVDQFGKQVETLPLDVTDEQAVNSAIATAKEHFGRIDVLVNNAGYADMAPAEEMAMSSFKNQMDTDFYGTLYTVRAVLPLMRAQKSGRILNVTSIGGRIGSAGLSAYQSAKFAVEGLTEVLAK, from the coding sequence ATGAGTCAAGTATGGTTTATTACAGGTGCATCTCGTGGGCTAGGCCGTGCCATCGCACAGCGGGTCTTGGAACATGGGGATTACGTGGTCGCAACGGCGCGCAAAGTAGCCGTGTTGTCAGGTTTGGTGGATCAGTTTGGCAAACAAGTTGAAACACTGCCTCTGGACGTGACCGATGAACAGGCAGTGAACAGCGCCATTGCAACGGCCAAGGAGCACTTTGGGCGCATTGATGTGTTGGTCAACAATGCCGGTTACGCAGACATGGCACCGGCTGAGGAGATGGCGATGTCTAGTTTTAAGAATCAGATGGACACTGACTTCTACGGCACTTTGTACACGGTCCGGGCAGTTTTGCCGCTGATGCGGGCTCAGAAGTCTGGTCGTATTTTGAACGTGACCTCAATCGGCGGACGAATCGGTAGTGCTGGTTTGAGTGCCTACCAGAGCGCTAAGTTTGCGGTTGAAGGCTTAACCGAAGTTCTTGCCAAATAG
- a CDS encoding MerR family transcriptional regulator → MTYSIKDAAAQVGLSVYTMRFYDKAGLLPFVARGASGYREFTDADINILKTIVCLKNTGMKIDDIRQYVDCIMRGTASIPERKALLRKHRAEVVAQQEKIAANLKEVDYKLGIYESADAAAIVTAELAEARREKVANELADPFEA, encoded by the coding sequence ATGACTTATTCAATTAAAGACGCCGCCGCACAAGTTGGCTTGTCAGTGTACACAATGCGATTCTACGACAAGGCGGGGCTGTTGCCTTTTGTGGCGCGCGGCGCTTCAGGGTACCGCGAATTTACGGATGCCGATATCAATATCTTGAAGACCATCGTCTGTCTGAAAAACACGGGGATGAAAATTGACGATATTCGGCAGTATGTGGACTGCATTATGCGCGGGACCGCGTCCATTCCTGAGCGTAAAGCACTTCTGCGCAAGCACCGCGCTGAAGTCGTTGCGCAGCAGGAGAAGATCGCGGCAAATTTAAAGGAAGTTGATTACAAATTGGGCATCTACGAATCTGCAGATGCCGCGGCAATCGTCACGGCGGAGCTCGCTGAAGCCCGCCGCGAAAAGGTTGCCAATGAATTGGCAGATCCTTTCGAGGCCTAA
- a CDS encoding NAD-dependent epimerase/dehydratase family protein, which translates to MTQTILVTGANGFLAMHIIKDLLIKGYNVRGTVRSQAKADEVTAAMKANKVAHPENLSFVMLDLTKDAGWDDALAGVDGVMSVAAPVFVNGEKTSDAMANTATEGTLRILKAAEKAGVKRVVMTGNFGAVGFSNLDPNRTTTEADWTDPDQPGLSLYERSKLIAERAAWDYMTKSSSGMELVTVNAGAMLGTALDSHVSGSFGIIKNLFTGRRLPNLPFTVVAADDVAAMHVLAMAEPKAAGHRFLAVADHSIDYKTIKALIRAQRPALAGKLSNKAIPNWLLSVLAPFNKDAREANNMLHLSRKVSNAAARNVLGWQPKFTAEAAVLAAVDELAKNKAI; encoded by the coding sequence ATGACACAAACAATTTTGGTAACTGGCGCTAACGGGTTCTTGGCCATGCACATCATCAAGGACCTGCTGATTAAGGGTTATAACGTCCGTGGCACGGTACGTAGCCAGGCGAAAGCTGATGAAGTTACCGCTGCGATGAAGGCAAACAAGGTCGCACACCCTGAAAACCTGAGCTTCGTCATGCTCGATTTGACCAAAGATGCTGGCTGGGATGATGCCCTCGCCGGTGTTGATGGTGTAATGAGCGTCGCCGCCCCCGTCTTCGTTAACGGTGAAAAGACGTCCGACGCCATGGCGAACACCGCCACAGAAGGCACCCTGCGTATTCTAAAGGCTGCTGAAAAGGCCGGCGTCAAACGGGTGGTCATGACCGGCAACTTTGGGGCAGTCGGCTTTAGCAACCTCGACCCGAACCGGACAACCACTGAGGCTGACTGGACAGACCCTGACCAGCCGGGACTGTCTTTGTATGAACGCTCCAAGCTGATCGCCGAGCGTGCCGCATGGGACTACATGACGAAGAGTAGCAGCGGGATGGAACTGGTCACCGTCAACGCTGGGGCCATGCTTGGCACGGCATTAGACAGTCACGTGTCTGGTAGCTTCGGCATCATCAAGAACCTATTCACGGGACGGCGTCTGCCCAACCTCCCCTTCACTGTCGTCGCCGCAGATGATGTTGCCGCCATGCACGTCCTGGCAATGGCCGAACCAAAAGCTGCTGGCCACCGCTTCCTCGCCGTCGCCGACCACAGCATCGACTACAAAACAATCAAAGCGCTCATCCGTGCGCAGCGTCCTGCCCTCGCCGGCAAACTCAGCAACAAGGCCATCCCCAACTGGCTGCTTAGTGTCCTGGCGCCGTTCAATAAGGATGCTCGTGAGGCCAACAACATGTTGCACCTGAGCCGCAAAGTCAGCAATGCCGCCGCCCGCAACGTTCTGGGCTGGCAGCCAAAGTTCACCGCGGAGGCCGCAGTGCTTGCCGCCGTTGATGAACTCGCCAAGAATAAAGCCATCTAA
- a CDS encoding winged helix-turn-helix transcriptional regulator, protein MTDIVRKDVMQRLESGDYSCAKQFTLAMISGKWKMIILWHLNHDGAYRFNDFRRLMPTVTHKVLASQLRELAEDQLVKRTEVQAKPLKVEYEITPLGTSLVPIIDMMCDWGEKRIDQLKVTTHFSLDENVAQQMNEQAAEKTA, encoded by the coding sequence ATGACAGATATTGTCCGTAAAGATGTAATGCAGCGCCTTGAATCCGGCGATTATAGTTGTGCCAAACAGTTCACGCTCGCCATGATTTCTGGCAAGTGGAAGATGATTATTCTCTGGCATTTGAACCATGATGGTGCGTACCGGTTTAACGATTTTCGGCGTCTGATGCCAACCGTGACGCACAAGGTGTTGGCAAGTCAGTTGCGTGAATTGGCTGAAGACCAGCTTGTGAAGCGAACGGAAGTGCAGGCAAAGCCGCTGAAAGTTGAGTATGAAATCACGCCGTTAGGAACTTCGCTCGTGCCAATTATCGATATGATGTGTGATTGGGGCGAAAAGCGCATTGATCAACTCAAGGTGACGACACACTTTTCTCTGGACGAGAATGTCGCGCAACAGATGAACGAACAGGCTGCGGAAAAAACCGCTTAG
- a CDS encoding NAD-dependent succinate-semialdehyde dehydrogenase, with protein MAYQTVNPYTNEMLKVYPNASDADLEQALATGHTLYKKWRGEPIASRSATLHKVADLMRQDRAKLAETITKEMGKLISESEAEVDLCADIADYFADHGADFAKATPLKTKLGEAYYVKQAVGIIVMVEPWNFPYYQIMRVFAPNFMLGNPMILKHSSNTPSCAQAFADVVKRAGAPDGSLNNMFLDYGQVDHAIADPRVAGVALTGSERGGSAVAKSAGEHLKKSTMELGGNDAFIILDDADWDQLKQVAPQARLMNAGQVCCASKRFIVMADKYDAFVKMMKDAFAQIKMGDPMDRTTTLAPMVSVKSRDRLQKQVDAAVAAGAKVVIGNKPVDAPGAFFAPTILTDVDKNNPAFDQELFGPVAVIYKVNSEQEAIDLANDSRYGLGSTVFSKDEKHAAAVGEQIETGMTTINRAWITAPELPFGGVKNSGYGRELFDLGFNAFANEHLVMTAK; from the coding sequence ATGGCTTATCAAACCGTTAATCCATATACCAATGAAATGTTGAAGGTCTACCCAAATGCTAGCGATGCCGACCTCGAACAGGCCCTCGCCACTGGCCACACGCTGTACAAGAAATGGCGTGGCGAGCCGATTGCGTCCCGTTCTGCAACCCTCCACAAGGTTGCAGACCTGATGCGGCAGGACCGTGCCAAGTTGGCAGAGACGATTACCAAGGAAATGGGCAAGCTGATCAGTGAGTCCGAAGCAGAAGTTGACCTTTGTGCCGACATTGCCGACTACTTTGCTGATCATGGTGCCGATTTTGCCAAGGCGACCCCACTTAAGACCAAGCTTGGTGAGGCCTACTACGTCAAGCAGGCGGTGGGGATTATTGTCATGGTTGAGCCATGGAACTTCCCTTACTACCAGATTATGCGTGTCTTCGCGCCGAACTTCATGCTGGGCAACCCCATGATTCTGAAGCATTCATCTAACACGCCAAGCTGTGCGCAAGCCTTCGCTGACGTTGTGAAGCGCGCTGGCGCCCCTGATGGCAGCCTCAACAACATGTTCCTCGACTATGGTCAGGTTGACCATGCCATTGCTGATCCACGTGTTGCCGGTGTTGCATTGACCGGCTCCGAACGTGGCGGCTCAGCTGTTGCCAAATCTGCCGGTGAACACTTGAAGAAATCCACGATGGAGTTGGGCGGCAATGACGCCTTCATCATCTTGGACGATGCGGACTGGGATCAGCTCAAGCAGGTGGCCCCACAAGCTCGTCTGATGAACGCCGGCCAGGTATGCTGTGCCTCCAAGCGGTTTATCGTCATGGCGGACAAGTACGACGCCTTCGTAAAGATGATGAAGGATGCGTTCGCCCAAATTAAAATGGGTGACCCAATGGACCGCACAACCACGCTTGCCCCAATGGTATCCGTCAAGTCACGTGACCGTCTGCAGAAGCAGGTTGATGCCGCGGTGGCCGCTGGTGCCAAGGTGGTCATTGGCAACAAGCCCGTTGACGCACCCGGCGCCTTCTTTGCCCCAACGATTTTAACCGATGTGGACAAGAACAACCCCGCTTTCGACCAGGAACTGTTCGGTCCAGTTGCCGTTATCTACAAGGTTAACAGCGAACAAGAAGCGATTGATTTGGCCAATGATTCTCGCTACGGCCTAGGCAGCACCGTCTTCTCAAAGGACGAAAAGCACGCTGCCGCAGTCGGCGAGCAGATCGAAACTGGGATGACGACCATCAACCGTGCCTGGATTACCGCACCTGAACTGCCATTTGGTGGTGTGAAGAATTCCGGCTACGGCCGTGAGCTCTTCGACCTGGGCTTCAACGCCTTCGCTAATGAACACCTCGTCATGACAGCTAAATAA
- a CDS encoding aldo/keto reductase: protein MKTIKIGNTNFEASAIALGIMRMDQLSDQDAAKVLTTAKDAGITYIDSADIYGSGASEKKFAAAMKVAGLNREDFYIQSKGGIVLDPARSHDGLVFGKRYDFSKEHILSAVDGILERLHVDYLDSFLLHRPDPLMDLDEVAEAFDELQTAGKVRHFGVSNFNPQQVEMLQSAVNQRLMINQLQFGLMHTGAIDAGMHVNMQDDDSINHDGGMLEYSRRKNMTVQAWSPFQYGMFAGVFVDNPKFPELNKAMQTVADKHGVTKNAIATAWILRHPANIQVILGTMNPQHLVESAAGADVELSKQEWYDLYLAAGHILP from the coding sequence TTGAAAACAATAAAGATTGGTAACACGAATTTTGAAGCATCAGCCATCGCGCTGGGCATCATGCGAATGGATCAGCTGTCAGACCAAGACGCAGCTAAAGTCCTGACCACAGCCAAGGATGCAGGCATCACCTACATTGACTCTGCTGATATCTACGGCTCCGGCGCCTCCGAAAAGAAGTTCGCTGCCGCAATGAAAGTCGCCGGCCTGAACCGGGAAGACTTCTACATTCAGTCTAAGGGCGGCATCGTGCTCGACCCAGCCCGCAGTCATGACGGCCTCGTCTTTGGCAAGCGGTATGACTTCTCTAAGGAACACATCCTCAGCGCCGTCGATGGCATTCTAGAACGGTTGCACGTGGACTACCTCGATTCATTCCTGTTGCATCGTCCAGACCCACTGATGGATTTAGACGAGGTTGCTGAAGCCTTCGACGAATTGCAGACTGCTGGCAAGGTCCGCCACTTCGGGGTCTCCAACTTCAATCCGCAACAAGTTGAAATGCTGCAGAGCGCTGTGAACCAACGCTTGATGATTAACCAGTTGCAATTTGGCCTCATGCACACCGGCGCCATCGACGCAGGCATGCACGTGAACATGCAGGACGACGACAGCATCAACCACGATGGTGGGATGCTCGAATACTCCCGCCGCAAGAACATGACCGTGCAGGCTTGGTCCCCATTCCAGTACGGGATGTTCGCCGGCGTCTTCGTCGACAACCCAAAGTTCCCTGAGCTGAACAAGGCCATGCAGACTGTTGCTGACAAGCATGGTGTGACCAAGAACGCCATTGCCACCGCCTGGATTCTGCGTCACCCCGCTAACATTCAGGTCATCCTGGGCACGATGAACCCACAGCACTTGGTTGAGAGTGCTGCGGGCGCCGATGTCGAGCTGTCCAAGCAGGAATGGTACGACCTGTACTTGGCCGCTGGTCACATCCTGCCATAG
- a CDS encoding MFS transporter, with protein sequence MSKSTDHKWWVLVTVCLAVFMGMLDITIVNVALPEIQKSFATNFSTLQWVLNAYTLVYAMMLLPVSKLGDRFGKKPVFLIGLVIFIVGSLASGMSQNDTWLNIARGFQGIGGAAMMSLSLSIVTLSFPEKQRGLALGIWSSVTGLAVSIGPLIGGALVDSFGWRSIFLINIPAGLIAIVMGVIFINNTAKTDEGALDWLGMLFSTVMVFSTILALIQKETHASYAWTDTRIMSLFALAAVTLVAFIVTELKVQAPMIKLSIFKSPSFVGSNIAAFALGAGIYGGFTYLSILMQNYMGYSAFQTGVKLLWISVFTLILGPLTGLLSGKIGNRWLISIALLFGVGGILSIAHLLQVRFRWHDLFLGFILLGFSNALVNPPISNTAMGSVKREEVGMASGVLNVFRQLGISFGVVILGISVTNGYNDKLNSGLTRLAQLPPAFSSHVTAAKGQLVHLLHQAGPFAGRQIFTNSQAKPYRQLPVFAQVHDVVFQAFQSGMVRACLVIAVTLGIGVVASMVLIRDKREVGTKK encoded by the coding sequence TTGTCAAAATCAACTGATCACAAATGGTGGGTGCTCGTGACCGTGTGTCTTGCCGTATTTATGGGCATGTTGGACATCACCATCGTCAACGTCGCATTACCAGAGATTCAAAAGAGCTTCGCAACAAACTTTTCGACGTTGCAGTGGGTACTGAACGCCTACACACTGGTATACGCGATGATGCTGCTACCGGTATCAAAACTGGGGGACCGCTTTGGGAAGAAGCCCGTCTTTCTTATCGGGCTGGTCATCTTCATTGTGGGGTCACTGGCCAGTGGTATGTCGCAGAACGATACTTGGCTGAACATCGCCCGTGGCTTCCAAGGAATCGGCGGTGCGGCGATGATGTCCTTGTCGCTGTCCATCGTGACCTTATCATTTCCTGAAAAGCAGCGCGGTCTTGCCCTGGGTATCTGGAGTAGTGTGACGGGCCTGGCCGTTTCTATTGGACCATTAATCGGTGGGGCGCTCGTAGACAGTTTCGGCTGGCGGTCGATCTTTTTGATTAACATTCCTGCCGGTCTCATTGCCATTGTCATGGGTGTTATCTTCATCAACAATACTGCAAAGACGGATGAAGGTGCGCTGGATTGGCTGGGCATGTTATTCAGTACCGTGATGGTTTTCAGTACAATCCTGGCGCTGATTCAAAAGGAAACACACGCCAGCTATGCCTGGACAGATACGCGCATCATGAGCTTGTTCGCCCTCGCAGCAGTCACGCTGGTTGCCTTCATTGTAACCGAGCTCAAGGTGCAAGCGCCGATGATTAAGCTGAGCATCTTCAAATCACCATCCTTTGTCGGTAGCAACATTGCCGCCTTTGCGCTGGGCGCCGGAATTTATGGTGGGTTTACCTACTTGTCGATTCTGATGCAAAACTACATGGGGTATTCCGCGTTTCAAACGGGGGTCAAATTGCTCTGGATCAGCGTGTTTACCCTGATTTTAGGACCACTGACCGGGCTGCTGTCTGGCAAGATTGGTAACCGCTGGCTGATTAGCATCGCGTTGCTGTTTGGGGTGGGTGGCATCCTGTCCATCGCCCACTTGCTACAAGTGCGATTCCGCTGGCACGACCTGTTCCTCGGGTTTATCCTGCTCGGCTTTAGTAACGCCCTCGTGAACCCACCGATTTCGAATACGGCGATGGGGTCAGTTAAGCGCGAAGAAGTGGGGATGGCATCTGGTGTCCTCAACGTTTTCCGGCAACTCGGCATTTCGTTTGGGGTCGTTATCCTGGGCATCAGCGTCACCAACGGCTATAACGATAAGCTGAACAGTGGCCTAACGCGACTTGCCCAGCTGCCGCCAGCCTTCTCGTCGCATGTGACGGCGGCTAAGGGACAGTTGGTTCATCTTCTGCACCAGGCAGGTCCGTTTGCAGGTCGCCAAATTTTCACGAATTCGCAGGCTAAACCATACCGGCAACTGCCCGTTTTCGCGCAGGTTCACGACGTTGTCTTCCAGGCCTTTCAGTCAGGTATGGTTCGGGCTTGCCTGGTTATCGCCGTGACGCTCGGCATTGGTGTGGTCGCCAGCATGGTGCTGATTCGTGATAAACGAGAGGTGGGGACAAAGAAATGA
- a CDS encoding primase C-terminal domain-containing protein, translated as MKPTLETIEATILHDGLRKYKFKNSRTHPQPAIKANKGAVFAWRSKPKMTLGQGVVITSLEALAQSPDEYTHWTPNVYCYGTYTDKIHHITQGHTESNLKQINAFTVDIDVTPDSELFSSNDLLLESLSLGLMPTMILKTKRGYQMFFILSEPAYVTSHSNFRVVAVAKKISQSLRQYFAKNFPVDMTCNHFGITRIPRTDNVEFFKTNYQYPFSKWLSWSLKQEDTSIETKHIKASNQLNHRQIDEPWFSLLLNQSKIRGTKGLYGRNNAIFTLALACYSSDLNKHECSKMLRQFNERLDAPVSNNELKKTIRSAYSGTYTAASRSFIVPLVQEWVSESLTSNDLFSRSKWVKFKQPRTARKNSFLKEWKTDLIHYLTRKTSTDSPFLDTTQSRISQAIGIPLRSLAKLLKTMHAAGEIILHTRRGRNGGISVAYRTTLVAAIIRTKQVTALHFLNQISLILAQAPARLLQLTFISANLSHTNIRLRGQTNVSSSG; from the coding sequence ATGAAGCCAACACTAGAAACAATCGAGGCCACCATACTGCACGATGGCCTACGCAAATATAAATTCAAAAATAGCCGTACTCATCCGCAGCCAGCTATTAAAGCAAATAAAGGTGCGGTCTTCGCATGGCGTAGCAAACCAAAAATGACACTTGGTCAAGGAGTCGTAATCACATCACTCGAAGCACTTGCACAGTCGCCAGATGAATATACCCATTGGACACCAAACGTCTATTGCTATGGCACTTACACGGACAAAATCCATCACATTACCCAAGGCCATACAGAATCAAACCTCAAACAAATCAATGCTTTCACCGTGGACATCGACGTTACGCCAGATTCGGAGCTTTTTAGCTCCAATGATCTCCTGCTAGAATCTCTAAGTTTGGGGTTAATGCCCACCATGATCTTGAAAACTAAACGCGGATACCAGATGTTCTTCATCCTTAGTGAACCCGCATATGTCACTTCTCACTCTAACTTTCGGGTTGTTGCCGTTGCAAAGAAGATCTCACAATCGCTTCGCCAATACTTCGCCAAGAATTTTCCTGTGGATATGACCTGCAATCACTTTGGTATCACACGCATCCCACGTACTGATAACGTTGAGTTCTTCAAAACAAACTATCAATATCCATTCAGTAAGTGGCTATCATGGTCGCTCAAGCAGGAAGACACCTCGATAGAAACCAAACACATCAAAGCTTCTAACCAGCTCAACCATCGTCAAATCGACGAGCCGTGGTTCTCATTACTCCTAAATCAGTCAAAAATCCGCGGTACAAAAGGGTTATATGGGCGCAACAATGCAATCTTCACACTAGCACTTGCATGCTACTCCTCTGATCTCAACAAACATGAATGTAGCAAAATGTTGCGTCAGTTTAACGAACGACTAGATGCCCCAGTTTCAAACAATGAGTTAAAGAAAACCATCCGTAGTGCATACTCCGGCACCTACACAGCCGCAAGCCGTTCCTTTATTGTGCCTCTAGTCCAAGAATGGGTTTCAGAAAGCCTTACGAGTAACGATTTATTTTCCCGATCGAAGTGGGTCAAGTTTAAGCAACCTCGCACCGCCCGAAAGAATAGTTTTCTCAAAGAGTGGAAGACAGACCTTATCCACTACTTAACACGCAAGACTTCCACTGATTCACCCTTTCTCGACACCACCCAATCACGAATTTCTCAAGCGATCGGCATTCCACTTCGTTCACTAGCAAAACTCCTAAAAACAATGCACGCCGCTGGCGAGATTATTTTGCATACACGTCGCGGCCGCAATGGCGGCATCTCAGTTGCCTATAGGACTACTCTCGTCGCAGCAATCATCCGTACTAAGCAAGTCACAGCTTTACACTTCCTCAACCAGATTTCACTCATCTTAGCCCAAGCACCCGCAAGGCTACTTCAGCTTACTTTTATTTCTGCAAACCTTTCTCATACAAATATTCGCCTTCGCGGTCAGACGAACGTGTCATCCTCAGGATAA
- a CDS encoding biotin--[acetyl-CoA-carboxylase] ligase, with protein sequence MRDDLKATVIRENLPSQWLVDPRVTVLPSVDSTNTYAKQRLNHRPEIVVAERQTAGKGRFHHRFVSPAQSGIYLTIVWPLNDQADGGLEAARAAVAVVQAVAAVTGLELAIKWPNDLVFRHQKRGGLLIEQVQTSAGWQLLIGIGLNLAATDVPALPVSLTLADTPNQQWTRNQVIAAIYGQLTALFQQPAATWLAVYRQSVLWVGERVQFNVSGQAMIGILQGFDPHNRLQVQPQTGPLLVLEAERVSELMPLDQDYQKPNEPSNDFT encoded by the coding sequence ATGCGCGATGATTTAAAAGCAACGGTGATTCGAGAAAACCTGCCATCCCAATGGCTGGTTGATCCTCGGGTGACGGTGTTGCCAAGCGTTGATTCCACCAATACTTATGCTAAGCAACGGCTCAATCACCGACCTGAAATCGTAGTGGCAGAGCGTCAAACGGCGGGAAAGGGCCGGTTTCATCACCGGTTCGTGTCCCCCGCTCAGTCTGGCATTTATCTCACGATTGTTTGGCCCCTCAACGACCAAGCAGACGGGGGACTTGAGGCCGCGCGAGCAGCGGTGGCGGTTGTCCAGGCGGTAGCGGCGGTCACGGGTCTTGAGCTCGCTATAAAATGGCCGAATGACTTGGTGTTTCGGCATCAAAAACGCGGTGGTCTCTTAATTGAACAAGTTCAAACCTCAGCTGGTTGGCAGTTGTTAATTGGGATTGGGTTAAATCTTGCAGCGACTGATGTTCCAGCATTACCGGTCAGCTTAACGCTGGCTGATACCCCCAATCAACAATGGACGCGAAACCAGGTGATTGCGGCCATCTACGGTCAGTTGACGGCGTTGTTCCAACAACCGGCCGCGACGTGGTTGGCGGTTTACCGGCAATCTGTCTTATGGGTTGGCGAACGCGTTCAATTTAATGTTAGTGGGCAAGCGATGATCGGAATATTACAGGGTTTTGATCCCCATAACCGGCTCCAAGTTCAACCCCAAACGGGTCCGCTGTTAGTGCTTGAGGCTGAACGAGTGAGTGAATTGATGCCTCTCGACCAGGATTATCAAAAGCCAAATGAACCTAGTAACGACTTCACTTGA
- the fabI gene encoding enoyl-ACP reductase FabI, protein MDVVTGKTIVIMGVANKSSIAWGCAQAIQENGGQVILTYQNERIKRSLERFVPEEMPMIQCDVSDEETVVQAFTTIKDQYGHVDGLIHAIAYADKESLENPVLQISKEGYNLAQDVSAYSFILVSRLATEIFPDLTSLVTLTYFGSTHVIPNYNIMGVAKAALEANVRYLAKELGDRHVRVNAISAGAVKTLAVTGVKNSSTLLKMSQERTVDGVSVTKSEIGNVATFLLSDLSTAITGDVIYADKGVHLI, encoded by the coding sequence ATGGACGTTGTGACGGGAAAAACCATCGTCATTATGGGAGTTGCGAATAAGAGTAGTATTGCATGGGGGTGCGCGCAGGCCATCCAGGAAAATGGCGGTCAAGTTATTTTGACCTATCAAAATGAGCGAATTAAGCGCAGTCTTGAACGGTTTGTACCGGAAGAGATGCCAATGATTCAGTGTGATGTGTCTGACGAGGAAACGGTGGTTCAAGCCTTTACAACGATTAAGGACCAATACGGCCACGTCGATGGTTTAATTCACGCGATTGCATATGCCGATAAGGAGAGTTTGGAGAACCCAGTTCTTCAGATTTCTAAAGAAGGGTATAACCTGGCCCAAGACGTCAGCGCATACTCGTTTATTTTAGTATCACGGTTGGCAACCGAAATTTTCCCTGATTTAACAAGCCTTGTCACGTTGACTTACTTTGGCTCAACGCACGTGATTCCCAACTATAACATTATGGGGGTCGCTAAGGCGGCGCTTGAAGCCAACGTCCGTTATCTTGCCAAAGAACTTGGTGATCGTCACGTTCGCGTAAATGCTATCTCGGCTGGGGCCGTGAAAACATTAGCTGTGACAGGGGTTAAAAACTCCAGCACCCTGCTGAAAATGTCGCAGGAACGAACGGTTGATGGGGTGTCCGTGACCAAGTCAGAAATCGGCAACGTGGCCACGTTCTTGTTGAGCGATTTATCAACGGCCATTACCGGCGACGTCATTTATGCGGATAAAGGGGTTCACCTCATTTAG
- the accA gene encoding carboxyltransferase subunit alpha codes for MSENAAYDIVQAARSQSKIDSYTLINGVFSDFHELHGDRLHGDDSALIGGVGRLNGRPVTILATNKGRDMAEGQATHFGGVSPDGYRKAIRLMKQSTKFNRPIVALINTPGAYPGVEAEYGGQGEAIARSIQTGLGQPVPYLSLIFGEAGSGGALALATGDKVWMLEKSTYSVVSPEGYASILWRDGKLADQAAAKMKLTPSELLAAGFVDRVLPEVTTPETLSALTTQLDLKITALAKLPVAELMAARRQRYRQF; via the coding sequence ATGAGTGAAAATGCAGCATACGATATCGTTCAGGCGGCACGGAGTCAGTCAAAAATTGATAGTTACACGTTGATTAATGGGGTATTTAGTGATTTTCATGAGTTGCACGGGGATCGGTTACACGGCGATGATTCGGCCTTGATTGGTGGTGTCGGCCGCTTGAACGGTCGGCCAGTGACCATTTTGGCGACTAATAAGGGCCGTGACATGGCGGAAGGTCAGGCGACTCACTTTGGCGGTGTTAGTCCAGATGGCTACCGTAAGGCGATTCGATTAATGAAACAGTCGACTAAGTTTAACCGCCCCATCGTTGCGTTAATTAACACACCAGGCGCATATCCTGGCGTGGAAGCCGAGTACGGCGGGCAGGGGGAAGCAATTGCTCGAAGCATTCAAACCGGCCTTGGCCAACCAGTACCATATCTGAGCCTCATTTTTGGTGAAGCGGGTAGTGGCGGCGCCTTGGCACTTGCAACGGGTGATAAAGTTTGGATGCTTGAAAAAAGTACTTACTCGGTGGTGTCACCGGAAGGGTACGCGTCGATTTTATGGCGGGATGGGAAACTGGCCGACCAAGCTGCGGCGAAGATGAAGCTCACGCCTAGCGAGCTACTAGCCGCTGGGTTTGTTGACCGGGTCTTGCCCGAGGTGACGACACCCGAGACGTTATCCGCCTTAACGACTCAATTAGATCTTAAAATCACGGCGCTGGCAAAACTGCCTGTCGCCGAGCTGATGGCAGCAAGGCGTCAGCGTTATCGTCAATTTTAA